Proteins found in one Hevea brasiliensis isolate MT/VB/25A 57/8 chromosome 18, ASM3005281v1, whole genome shotgun sequence genomic segment:
- the LOC110647177 gene encoding mechanosensitive ion channel protein 10, producing the protein MEGAKSDVVLIIDQGNSKTPSMETELKDHITKEEKSQNTTKNLRRLSFSKPKARFIEYNYSYTAQKTTAASNNMEPLIEKGYYSSTMDDGDEDSDDDDDEDEDEWNEDDGEVRPDQKRRKKKRKVPWRLVVEWVMFFMILTCLLCSLTIESVKNMRKWGLEIWKWCLMVMVTFCGRLVSGWVMGFAVFLIERNFMLREKVLYFVYGLRKSIQNCVWLGLVLLAWTCMFNEEIHKKNKILRKVFQALGAVLLDATIWLVKIVLVKMLASSFHVTTYFDRMKEIVFHHYILDTLSGPPMDELAQETNQTHNFSASKSLPASWKKKGKWKEARNELKSKKFSSSRKIDVEKLRQLSMEETASAWSMKRLVNYVRLSGLSTISKTVDDFGKAESEITSEWEARNTAKRIFKNVAKPGAKYIEEEDLMRFLKRIEIHTIFPLFEGALETGRISKSAFRNWVVRAYFERKSLAHSLNDTKTAVQQLHKLASSIVAVIIIVVTLLVMGLATMKIVLFVATQLVILGVVFQNMCKTVFESIIFVFIMHPFDIGDRCVIDGVQMIVEEMNILTTVFLRYDMEKIYYPNAVLLTKPISNFYRSPEMGDAIDFAIDLSTSMETIVALKKAIQLYIESKPSYWNPKHSVVVKEIENAHSLKMALYVQHTINHQNYGERSARISELILELKKIFENLGINYRLLPQEIHLTKLNIEGLRTLLPS; encoded by the exons atggaaggAGCAAAGTCTGATGTGGTTCTAATAATTGATCAAGGAAACTCtaaaactccatcaatggaaacTGAGCTCAAAGACCACATCACTAAAGAAGAAAAATCCCAAAACACAACCAAAAACCTTCGTCGTCTCAGCTTCTCGAAACCCAAAGCTCGATTCATCGAGTACAACTATTCTTATACTGCCCAGAAAACAACCGCTGCATCCAACAATATGGAACCCTTGATCGAGAAAGGCTACTATTCTTCGACGATGGACGATGGCGATGAAGATAGTGATGATGATGACGACGAAGATGAAGATGAGTGGAATGAAGATGATGGAGAAGTGAGGCCTGATCAAAAGCgtagaaagaaaaagagaaaggtcCCTTGGAGACTTGTGGTTGAGTGGGTAATgttttttatgatattaacttgctTGCTCTGCTCTCTTACGATAGAATCTGTCAAAAATATGCGTAAATGGGGTCTTGAAATCTGGAAATGGTGCTTAATGGTTATGGTAACCTTTTGTGGTCGTTTAGTTTCTGGTTGGGTGATGGGTTTTGCAGTGTTCTTGATCGAAAGAAACTTCATGCTCAGAGAGAAGGTATTGTACTTCGTTTATGGACTAAGGAAGAGCATTCAAAATTGTGTTTGGTTAGGTCTTGTTCTTCTTGCATGGACTTGCATGTTCAATGAAGAAAttcacaagaaaaacaagatcctGAGAAAGGTCTTCCAAGCACTTGGAGCAGTATTGCTAGATGCAACAATCTGGCTTGTGAAGATCGTGTTAGTGAAAATGCTAGCTTCATCTTTCCACGTTACCACATATTTCGATCGAATGAAAGAAATCGTTTTCCACCATTACATTCTTGATACACTTTCTGGTCCTCCAATGGATGAACTGGCTCAGGAAACGAATCAAACACATAATTTTTCTGCATCGAAATCACTGCCTGCAAGttggaagaagaaagggaagtggaaggaggcaagaaatgagctgaaatCGAAGAAGTTCAGCTCATCAAGAAAAATTGATGTGGAGAAGCTGAGGCAGTTGAGCATGGAGGAGACGGCTTCTGCATGGAGTATGAAAAGATTGGTGAACTACGTGAGGTTGTCAGGGTTGTCGACGATTTCCAAAACTGTTGATGATTTTGGCAAAGCGGAATCGGAGATTACTAGCGAGTGGGAGGCTAGGAACACTGCCAAACGGATCTTCAAAAACGTAGCAAAACCAGGGGCCAA GTATATTGAAGAGGAAGATCTTATGAGGTTTTTAAAGAGGATTGAAATTCACACAATATTTCCACTCTTTGAAGGAGCCCTTGAGACTGGAAGAATTTCAAAGTCAGCATTCAGGAATTGGGTG GTAAGAGCATATTTTGAGAGAAAATCACTAGCACATTCACTGAATGATACAAAAACAGCAGTGCAACAACTTCACAAGCTAGCAAGTTCAATTGTGGCAGTGATTATAATAGTGGTTACTCTACTGGTGATGGGTTTAGCAACAATGAAGATTGTTTTATTCGTGGCTACTCAACTCGTCATTTTGGGTGTCGTCTTTCAAAATATGTGCAAGACTGTCTTTGAATCTATCATTTTTGTCTTCATTATGCACCCTTTTGATATTGGAGATCGATGCGTTATTGATGGTGTTCAG ATGATTGTAGAAGAGATGAATATCTTAACAACGGTGTTTCTTCGTTACGATATGGAGAAAATCTATTACCCAAATGCagttttgctcacaaaacccatCAGCAACTTCTACAGAAGTCCAGAGATGGGTGATGCCATTGATTTTGCTATTGATCTTTCCACATCAATGGAGACTATTGTTGCTCTTAAAAAGGCCATACAATT GTACATTGAGAGCAAGCCAAGCTATTGGAACCCAAAACATTCAGTGGTAGTGAAAGAAATAGAGAATGCACACTCTCTGAAAATGGCTTTGTATGTGCAGCACACCATCAACCATCAAAACTATGGTGAACGTTCTGCTCGCATATCAGAGCTAATTCTGGAGTTGAAGAAAATATTTGAAAATCTGGGTATCAACTATCGTCTCCTTCCTCAGGAGATTCATCTCACTAAGCTCAACATTGAAGGATTGAGGACATTACTACCTTCTTAA